TGATCACCTCGTTTTGAAAACTGTATTCTAGTCATCagaacttgtttaaaaaaaaaaaaattgtatgctttcaaagtctttcaaattctccttttttttttttcccccctgaacCAACATCAGAACAAAACCAGCAGTCTCTGCTTCGAGGTACCCTGTCTCAACTCAATACAGCAGTAATCAAAACCGAATGCCTTCAACTCTCCAGGGCTTGTTCTTCCTTTCTGGACTCAAAGCTGAACAGGAgagtagtgtgtgctctttcttctCTACCCTGTTTGGTTTTGCCTGTAGATTTGCTCCATTCCTGGGTACCTGGCAGGCAACGCTTTACATGTGAGAAAACAACTCTCGGTTAGTAAGAAGGCAGAGGCTTGTCCCAGCTTAGCAAGTAGATGGCTGGAAATGGAGGGACAGGGTCCACCTGAAGCTACAGAGACAAGTAACACTGGTAAAGCCGGAGTAATGGAATCAAATATAAAAAGACTATTATTTATTATCTTCTTTATTAATACTCACATATAACCTTTGCTGACACAAAAGTCTACTTTGAAGACCTGCCTCCTTGATTTACCAGCCCAGTGGGGGCTTTCTGCTCTGGGGGTCACTTCCCCCTTCtccacccaccccatcccacatCCAAATTACTCTTACACATTCACAGATACCACGAAAATTTTGTAAACAAGATTTGGGTTACTGGAACTTGATTTATCAACATTCCACTTCAAtatggaagggaggagggaaagagggaggaaggagagagggagaagagacagggaCACAGGGCAATCTGTCAGAACTTTCAAGTCTTGCCTTttctgaggggtgtgtgtgtgtgtgtgtgtgtgtgtgtgtgtgtgtgtgtgtgtgtgtgtgtgtttgcacgtgtGAGTTGAGGGCTGTTCCTTGAAATGCACTGACTCAAAACGTTGACAGCAAGTGCCTGTGtggttatttatattatatatctataataGAATATGTGGGCTTCCTCAGCTTGGGTCTGGGCTGTGTTTGTTTAAACACAACACCATCCTTTTTGTGGGTGTCTCCggagagtgtcagatctcttgGGAACCCTTCTCAAAGCCGGGGCTTCCTGAGCAAGGTCTTGCTGAGGTCTTTGACCTCCTCAGGACTGTTAACCCGCTCATAGCCCAGCACGGCCATGGGCTGGTAGCAAAACTCCTCCACCTGTTTGATCTGCTGGAAGGTGAGCGCGGTCCGCCAGGCATTGGCGGCCTGAGTGGCATTGCGAGCTGACACCACGAAAGGCTTGGAGGAGGAGCCCGAACCACTGGTCATGTTCAGGGCAAACTGCTCCATTTCGGGACTCACCAGCAGCCCCACAAAGTCATATACCCTCCGTAGGGTCTTAACGGGGTCTCCCACCAGATCCTCGTACCTCACCACCAAGTAGTGTCCCTGCAGCCAGTCAGGAGGCTGCAGGGCTGTTTGCAGCGTCTTGGCCATACTGTTGCAGATGACCTCCATTGCACCCAGAGCGTGGTAGTCTGCTGGGCCACCCATACCCTCCTTCTTGGCACCAAGCTTGTGGCCAGCAGCCTCCAGGAAGGGCATGCGGTGGGCTCTTGGATCCCGGCTTCGCACCACCTGTAGGCTTTCCCGGATGAGGCCGTGACGCGAGCGGATGCGGGAGCTGGCAACAGCACGAGGATCACGTACTAGGTGGATGACCTTGAGGTCCAAGGCTGGATCTTTAAGCAGCGGCGCCAACACAGCCACATCGAAGACCCGCACGCCCTTGATAACCAGCGTGCGGTACTTGCGACACTCCTCCTCGAAGCGTGCCAGGCGTTGAGGTGGGCACTTTTTGCACACGCGGTCGTCCACCAGTCCGACGACCTCCTTGCGGTAGGCAGGACAGAGTGGCGAGGAGCATACCACCTTGTTAGTGGCTGCCCCAAAGATGCCCAGAGTGGTGAGGTTGCGCCCCCCACTGCCTGCGGGGCTATACAGCTGGAAAACCGAAAGATCGCAGCGGTAGAGAGCGCTCAGCATGTCCCGCGCTGCCCCCTGCAGGGAAACGGCGTCCCCGGGGTACAGTTTTTGCCACACGTGCCACACAGGCTCATAGAGGAAGAACACCTCAGGGTTCTGGTTGAAGAGCTCACCGAAGAAGGACGAGCCCGAGCGCCACGTGGTGAACACATACACCAACTGCCGCTTGTCCCCTCCACCCCTGGTGCCTCGAGTAGCATTGCCCAGAGAGGCCGCAGCTCCTGCACTCCCAGCCGCGGCTGCGGGAACTGCCCCCACGCCCGCGGCAGGAGGGCGGTACGGGGTGCGGGGGTCCATGCGAGAGTGAGCGCGGGGTGGCGCTGCAGGAGGCGACCCCGGCCGTCCCCAGCCGGCCCCGGCCGCCCCTACCGCGGCACCCAGAGGCCCGTCGGGGTTGCACTGCTGCAGCGGCTCTTTATGCCACTTGTAGTCCAAGAGGTTGAGCATCGTGAGCACCAGTAGCAGTGCATAGCCCGCGCACAGCACCAGCGCCTTCCTGCGAAATACCTTCATCCCGAGCGGGGACGCAGGCCAGCGGCGTCCTGCGCGCCGGGGCCACGGCGGGAGCAGGGCCCGCTGCACGGCGGCAGGCGCGGCCGGCAGCGGCCGGGGAAGCGCACCGGGGGGCAGAGCTCGCGGCGAGCTGCGGCTCATCACAGGCACAGCCGGGGCCGGCGGCGCGGCGGAGGCGGCCCTGCAGCCCAGGAGGGGGACGCTGCAGGCCGGCTGCGGGCGCCGGGACTGGGGCCGCCGATCCGAGGCGGGCGCGGCGGCAGAGGCTGCTGGTCCCCGGCGCCCAGGGCTGGCTCTCCCATGGCAGCGGCTCCGAGAAGGACCTGCGAGGGGAAGCGGAGTGAATGGGTGAGCCCAGTCTCCGGTCCAGATGCCTCCTCCGCCTGAGTAACGCCCACCCTCTAGTCTGCGGGCTCCTCCACTCACCTGGAGCGGAGGGTGCGCCTCGGAGCGTCCCCAGATCCCCGACCGGCGGACTGTCCGGCTAGCACTCTCCTCGGTTTCTCTCCGGTTCTCTTCTGCTAGGGGTCCCCAAGCCTTCGAGGGAGCCGCGAGACTCCGCTGCCCTAGCCCTAGGCAGAGTTTTCCAGCAGCGGGCGCCCTGCACCCCGGGAGGGGAAACTTTCACCGGGCCCGGAGCCCAGCTCTGCGCTCCACCGAGCGCGGCGCGTCCCGGCTCCAGCGACGTCTCCTTAGGTCTCTCGGGACCGCTGCTTCCCTCCAGGCTCTGGGGCACGAAGCAGGCAGGAGGCGACAGTGGGGGGTGGCTTACATACGCCCCAGCTCCAGGCTGTTCTGCTCTCCATCGCTCTCTCTTGGCCTCCACGTAGCGAACCTTCCCATCCCTCCGGCGGCCGCGGATAGGGTGCAGCGCGGCCCCGCAGCGGCGGCTGCTTCTTCCATCACCCGGAGGATGTCCTGGCGGGCGGCTCAGGCGAGCCCCGGCGCTCCGTGGCCGCGGACTGGCCCAGGACTCTGTACACCTAGCTGAAGGCAAAAGAGCGGGACCCCCCACCCCCGCGTCACCAGCGGCTTCTGCCCTACGAGGTCCCGAGGCAGAGGAAGCCCCCGCCGCGGCCGCACTAAAGCGGCGCCCGGGAGGATGCTGCTACCCGACTCCCCCTACGCCGGGCGCCTGCAACGCGCTCGGGCCGGCCTCTGCGCGGCTCCTGCCAGCCCGCTCGGGGTTGGTGCGCGCCGCCGTCTGTCGCCCCGGCTCCTCCCCTTCGCCgtgctcccctcctcctctgcctgtcCCACACCCGCCCTCCTCGCAGCTCCAGACTCCCGCCGCCACCTCCTTAGGGGCTGGAGATGCGACCCGGTTCAAGGAGGCGCTGCTAGGGCCTCCAGCCGTTAGTAGCAGAACAGAGCTCTAGGTGCGCCCGGGGCGCGGCGCCGGCGCCTGATTCCCAGCTCGCCCGCACAGCCGGAGACTTGGGTTCTCTGTAGCTGCACGACTCGGCTCCCAGGATTCGCTCTG
This portion of the Mus musculus strain C57BL/6J chromosome 9, GRCm38.p6 C57BL/6J genome encodes:
- the Chst2 gene encoding carbohydrate sulfotransferase 2, yielding MSRSSPRALPPGALPRPLPAAPAAVQRALLPPWPRRAGRRWPASPLGMKVFRRKALVLCAGYALLLVLTMLNLLDYKWHKEPLQQCNPDGPLGAAVGAAGAGWGRPGSPPAAPPRAHSRMDPRTPYRPPAAGVGAVPAAAAGSAGAAASLGNATRGTRGGGDKRQLVYVFTTWRSGSSFFGELFNQNPEVFFLYEPVWHVWQKLYPGDAVSLQGAARDMLSALYRCDLSVFQLYSPAGSGGRNLTTLGIFGAATNKVVCSSPLCPAYRKEVVGLVDDRVCKKCPPQRLARFEEECRKYRTLVIKGVRVFDVAVLAPLLKDPALDLKVIHLVRDPRAVASSRIRSRHGLIRESLQVVRSRDPRAHRMPFLEAAGHKLGAKKEGMGGPADYHALGAMEVICNSMAKTLQTALQPPDWLQGHYLVVRYEDLVGDPVKTLRRVYDFVGLLVSPEMEQFALNMTSGSGSSSKPFVVSARNATQAANAWRTALTFQQIKQVEEFCYQPMAVLGYERVNSPEEVKDLSKTLLRKPRL